A genomic stretch from Sphingobacterium sp. ML3W includes:
- the mtaB gene encoding tRNA (N(6)-L-threonylcarbamoyladenosine(37)-C(2))-methylthiotransferase MtaB: protein MENKKVAFYTLGCKLNYSETSSIGRLFKDAGYDTTAFNSRADVYVINTCSVTDNADKKCRKVVKEALKHSPNAYITIVGCYAQLKPREIAEIPGVDMVLGAAEKFNIIEHINDLTKQEKTIVYNGPIDETNQFVSAYSIGDRTRTFLKVQDGCDYSCTFCTIPLARGGSRSGKIEEIVKQAEEIAASGVKEIVLTGVNIGDFGIRDGKREDRFLDLVKALDEVDGIDRIRISSIEPNLLSNDIIEFVAQSKRFVPHFHMPLQSGSNKILGLMRRRYKRELYTERVEFIKSLMPNCCIGVDVIVGFPGETREDFIDTYNFLNDMDISYLHVFTYSERENTIAAQMEGAVPGAQRSDRSKMLHILSEKKRRAFYESQLGAQGDVLFEADEKDGYMHGFSKNYVKVRTLYDPLLVNEVVPVKFMEVTDTCEVEVEEVPETLAH, encoded by the coding sequence ATGGAGAATAAAAAAGTAGCTTTTTATACACTTGGATGTAAACTGAACTATTCGGAGACATCATCCATAGGACGTTTATTTAAGGATGCGGGCTATGATACCACAGCGTTCAATAGCCGTGCGGACGTCTATGTAATCAATACATGTTCTGTAACGGACAATGCTGACAAGAAGTGTAGAAAAGTGGTCAAAGAAGCTTTAAAGCACTCTCCGAATGCCTATATTACCATTGTTGGTTGTTATGCCCAACTAAAACCTAGGGAAATCGCCGAGATTCCTGGTGTAGATATGGTATTGGGAGCTGCTGAGAAATTTAATATCATTGAACATATCAATGACTTGACCAAACAAGAAAAAACGATTGTTTATAATGGCCCGATTGATGAAACCAATCAATTTGTGTCCGCTTATTCCATCGGCGACCGTACGCGTACCTTTTTAAAAGTACAGGATGGATGTGACTATTCATGTACTTTCTGTACAATCCCTTTGGCACGTGGTGGAAGCCGCTCAGGAAAGATTGAAGAGATTGTCAAGCAAGCGGAAGAAATCGCTGCTTCAGGTGTAAAAGAAATTGTACTGACAGGGGTTAATATTGGTGATTTTGGTATTCGGGACGGGAAACGGGAAGATCGCTTCCTGGATTTGGTAAAAGCACTGGATGAGGTTGATGGTATTGATAGAATACGTATATCTTCAATTGAACCTAACTTATTATCCAATGACATCATCGAATTTGTTGCACAATCTAAACGATTTGTTCCACATTTTCACATGCCATTACAGTCAGGAAGCAACAAGATTTTGGGGCTGATGCGCCGAAGATATAAACGGGAGTTGTATACAGAACGTGTGGAATTTATCAAGTCATTAATGCCGAACTGTTGTATAGGTGTTGACGTGATTGTTGGATTTCCTGGAGAAACACGTGAGGACTTTATAGATACCTATAATTTTCTGAACGATATGGATATTTCCTATTTGCACGTTTTTACTTATTCGGAACGTGAAAATACGATTGCAGCCCAAATGGAAGGAGCTGTACCGGGGGCACAACGTAGTGATAGAAGTAAGATGTTACATATTCTTTCAGAGAAGAAACGTCGCGCTTTTTATGAATCACAACTTGGAGCTCAGGGAGATGTCCTTTTCGAAGCAGATGAAAAAGATGGTTATATGCATGGTTTCTCCAAAAATTATGTTAAGGTGAGGACTTTGTATGATCCGTTATTGGTGAACGAGGTTGTACCTGTCAAATTTATGGAAGTAACAGATACTTGTGAAGTAGAAGTCGAGGAGGTTCCTGAAACATTAGCACATTAA
- a CDS encoding serine hydrolase: MLKYLSLVFIMLMSKTYAQKIDTVYLEKLLQSRPDLFQQILNHPMRNEVQILYTQIDRDKSNIPHFRSYSYRLNPNWYFYPASTVKLPTAILALEKINELHIKGLTKDTPLRIDSAFEKQTKVSVDESAVNGLPSIAQYVKKILLTSDNDAQNRLFEFIGRAELNAKLKKCGTKYSRIVNRLAIGDKGIWAKHTNPFTFYNGDHIIYQQQAQFDPKDYDIKLANTLQGKGYMNDKDELIHEPWSFEGLNVYALADQQLILKKLLFPEAFKSKDRFNLQKEDYTLLYDYMSRYPFESDFPKYDTTEFWPTYSKLLFYGREKNAKLNPNIRIFNKYGDSYGYNIDNAYIVDFEHGVEFLLAVVVQSNENGIYNDGIYEYETVTYPFLKNIGQLIYQEELKRTKKIKPDLSKFDFRK, encoded by the coding sequence ATGTTAAAATATTTATCTCTTGTTTTCATTATGCTGATGTCCAAGACTTATGCTCAAAAGATAGATACCGTATACTTGGAAAAATTACTTCAGAGTCGCCCTGATCTATTCCAACAAATATTAAATCATCCGATGAGGAATGAAGTGCAGATTTTGTACACCCAAATTGATCGTGATAAATCCAATATCCCACACTTCAGGTCTTATAGTTATCGACTGAATCCCAATTGGTATTTCTATCCAGCAAGCACCGTAAAACTGCCGACTGCGATTTTGGCTCTGGAAAAAATCAATGAACTACATATTAAAGGCCTTACAAAAGATACACCCCTACGCATTGACTCTGCTTTTGAAAAACAAACTAAAGTATCCGTGGATGAATCTGCGGTTAATGGTCTTCCGTCAATTGCTCAGTATGTAAAAAAAATATTATTGACCAGTGACAATGATGCCCAAAACAGGCTGTTCGAATTTATTGGCCGTGCTGAGCTAAATGCAAAACTCAAAAAATGTGGCACCAAATACAGCCGAATTGTCAACCGCCTTGCTATAGGTGACAAAGGAATCTGGGCGAAGCATACTAATCCTTTCACCTTCTATAATGGTGACCATATTATCTATCAGCAACAAGCACAATTTGACCCCAAAGACTATGATATCAAGTTAGCCAATACGCTTCAAGGAAAGGGTTACATGAATGATAAAGATGAACTCATCCACGAACCATGGAGTTTTGAAGGACTAAACGTTTATGCGCTAGCGGATCAACAGCTGATCTTGAAGAAATTACTTTTTCCAGAAGCATTCAAAAGCAAAGACAGGTTTAATTTACAAAAAGAGGATTATACACTACTCTATGATTATATGTCACGTTATCCATTTGAATCGGATTTCCCAAAATATGATACGACAGAATTTTGGCCAACATATAGCAAATTACTTTTCTATGGACGCGAAAAAAATGCAAAGCTAAACCCTAATATCCGTATTTTCAATAAGTATGGTGACTCCTATGGATATAATATTGATAATGCCTATATTGTAGATTTTGAACATGGAGTAGAGTTTCTTCTTGCCGTCGTTGTCCAGTCTAATGAAAACGGCATTTACAATGACGGTATTTATGAATACGAGACGGTCACCTATCCATTTCTGAAAAACATCGGACAGCTTATCTATCAGGAGGAATTAAAGAGAACAAAAAAAATCAAACCCGATTTATCCAAGTTTGATTTCAGAAAATAA
- a CDS encoding thymidylate synthase codes for MKQYLDLLRHVYTNGVVKTDRTGTGTKSVFGYQMRFNLQEGFPLVTTKKLHLRSILHELIWFLKGETNIQYLKENGVSIWDEWADEQGNLGPVYGSQWRSWPTPDGRHIDQITQVINQLKNSPDSRRIIVSAWNVAEIENMALPPCHAFFQFYVAPAQPEKGIMKPQLSCQLYQRSADIFLGVPFNIASYALLTMMVAQVCDMEAAEFIHTLGDAHIYSNHFEQTELQLSRDPKPLPQMKINPEVKDIFDFKFEDFELLNYESHAHIKAPVAV; via the coding sequence ATGAAACAATATTTAGATTTACTCAGACACGTATATACGAATGGTGTTGTAAAAACGGATCGTACCGGGACAGGTACCAAAAGTGTCTTTGGATATCAGATGCGTTTCAACCTTCAGGAAGGATTCCCGCTAGTAACAACAAAGAAATTGCACTTGCGATCGATTCTTCATGAATTGATCTGGTTTTTGAAAGGTGAAACCAATATTCAGTATTTAAAAGAGAATGGGGTCAGTATCTGGGACGAATGGGCTGACGAACAAGGGAACCTAGGTCCAGTCTATGGTTCACAATGGCGCTCTTGGCCGACACCCGATGGTCGTCATATCGATCAGATCACACAGGTTATCAACCAGCTGAAAAATTCACCGGATTCCCGTCGCATTATTGTATCGGCATGGAATGTTGCTGAAATCGAAAACATGGCCTTACCTCCTTGTCATGCTTTCTTTCAATTTTATGTAGCACCAGCACAGCCTGAGAAGGGAATTATGAAGCCTCAATTGTCCTGTCAGCTTTATCAACGTAGCGCCGACATATTTTTAGGTGTGCCTTTCAATATTGCCTCTTATGCCCTTTTGACGATGATGGTGGCACAAGTCTGTGATATGGAAGCTGCTGAATTTATCCATACATTGGGCGATGCACATATCTATAGCAATCACTTTGAACAAACGGAACTACAGTTGAGCCGTGATCCAAAGCCATTGCCACAAATGAAGATAAACCCAGAGGTGAAAGATATTTTTGATTTCAAATTCGAAGATTTCGAATTGCTGAATTATGAATCACATGCTCATATCAAGGCGCCAGTTGCAGTTTAG
- a CDS encoding calcineurin-like phosphoesterase family protein: MKTFMALAISLALTQTVQAQEFAKGKVFLDVNRNGKLDKNEKGIASVSVSNGREVVATDKDGNYQLPVGNDNIIFVVKPSGYAVPVDENNHPKFYYIHKVNGSPTSKYPGVTATGKIPTNVNFALYQQEEQANFSAFVFGDPQAYTEEELGFFKDGIINEIADKSVAKFGISLGDLVGDDLCLQPKYKSVISTMGLPWYNVMGNHDMNYDAKIDSLSDESFERTFGPNNYSFNYGNAHFIVLDNIIYPNPRTGKGYLGGFRKDQLDFVENDLKQVAKDKLIVLSFHIPLYHENSNVFRNEDRQRLFDILAPFKHTLSLSAHTHFQRQYFYGQKDGWKQEHAHHEYNVGTTSGDWYSGELNDKGIPVSTMRDGTPKGYAVLKIEGNQYSFDYKVVGKPASYQIDIYGAAVVPEKYTKRYPIYANFFIGREGDKVAYRINQGDWKEMEYVNESDPAFLKSLAKYDTAEKLMTTRRPSNPEKSSHLWVTNLPKLKTGKYQIEIRAIDMFNREHFATKSIEVE; encoded by the coding sequence ATGAAAACATTTATGGCATTGGCGATTTCTTTAGCGCTGACCCAGACAGTACAAGCACAAGAATTTGCAAAGGGAAAAGTTTTTCTAGATGTAAACAGAAACGGAAAATTAGATAAGAATGAGAAAGGGATAGCATCGGTTTCGGTCAGCAACGGTCGCGAAGTTGTTGCTACAGATAAAGATGGTAACTATCAATTACCAGTTGGAAATGATAATATCATTTTTGTCGTCAAACCTTCAGGATATGCAGTACCCGTAGATGAAAATAACCATCCAAAATTCTATTATATACACAAAGTCAATGGTAGCCCAACATCAAAATATCCGGGTGTTACTGCAACGGGTAAAATCCCCACCAACGTGAACTTCGCTTTATATCAACAAGAAGAGCAAGCTAATTTTTCCGCCTTTGTCTTTGGTGACCCACAAGCATATACTGAGGAAGAATTGGGATTTTTTAAGGATGGCATCATTAATGAAATCGCAGACAAATCTGTCGCGAAATTCGGAATCAGCCTAGGAGATTTGGTGGGTGATGATTTGTGTCTTCAGCCAAAATACAAGTCGGTAATTTCTACGATGGGACTACCTTGGTATAATGTCATGGGGAATCACGATATGAATTATGATGCCAAAATCGACAGCCTTTCTGATGAGTCTTTTGAGCGTACTTTTGGCCCTAATAATTACTCTTTTAACTATGGGAATGCACACTTTATTGTATTGGACAATATTATCTATCCCAATCCACGTACCGGAAAAGGTTATTTAGGTGGTTTTCGGAAAGATCAATTGGATTTTGTTGAGAATGACCTAAAGCAAGTAGCTAAAGACAAATTGATTGTCCTTTCGTTCCATATCCCATTATATCATGAAAACTCTAATGTGTTTCGCAATGAAGACAGACAGCGTCTTTTTGATATTTTAGCTCCCTTTAAGCACACCCTCTCGCTGTCGGCACATACACATTTTCAACGTCAATATTTTTATGGACAGAAAGATGGCTGGAAACAGGAACATGCGCACCACGAATATAATGTCGGAACCACATCAGGGGATTGGTATTCGGGTGAGCTAAATGACAAAGGAATTCCGGTCTCTACCATGCGGGACGGTACGCCAAAGGGTTATGCCGTTTTGAAAATTGAAGGTAATCAATACAGTTTCGATTACAAAGTGGTAGGCAAGCCAGCAAGCTATCAGATCGATATTTATGGCGCTGCTGTAGTACCAGAAAAGTATACGAAAAGATACCCGATTTATGCAAACTTCTTCATTGGTAGGGAAGGTGATAAAGTGGCTTATAGAATTAACCAAGGAGATTGGAAAGAGATGGAATATGTTAATGAGAGTGATCCCGCTTTCTTAAAGTCGCTAGCGAAATACGATACCGCCGAAAAACTGATGACAACTCGCCGCCCATCCAATCCAGAAAAATCCAGCCATCTGTGGGTAACGAATTTGCCGAAACTTAAAACAGGAAAATATCAGATCGAAATTAGGGCAATAGATATGTTCAACAGAGAACATTTCGCGACGAAAAGTATTGAGGTAGAATAA
- a CDS encoding bifunctional nuclease family protein — protein MKKIRLDIVGLSYSQTQSGAYALVLGEVEGNRRLPIIIGSHEAQAIAIRIEKMIPSRPLTHDLFQSFAESFGIKLVEVLIYNLIEGIFYAKIICSDGNKMVEIDARTSDAVALAVRFEAPIYAYEFIMSSAGIIIEGHEFAFLENLDKANKVQDPNMVEVEEKTPSKSPNNPFSSLTDEQLEQALNQALTEENYEQAALIRDEISKRK, from the coding sequence ATGAAGAAAATCAGATTAGATATCGTTGGTTTATCCTATAGTCAAACACAGTCTGGGGCTTATGCCCTAGTATTGGGAGAAGTGGAGGGCAACAGAAGATTGCCCATCATTATTGGTAGCCATGAAGCTCAAGCTATTGCTATTCGGATAGAAAAAATGATTCCAAGCCGCCCCCTTACACATGACCTATTTCAATCTTTCGCGGAATCTTTTGGTATTAAACTCGTTGAGGTACTCATCTATAACCTGATTGAGGGTATTTTTTATGCGAAGATTATTTGTTCTGACGGCAACAAAATGGTTGAAATTGATGCACGAACCTCCGATGCCGTTGCGCTAGCTGTACGATTTGAAGCACCTATTTACGCCTACGAATTTATCATGTCATCTGCGGGAATCATTATTGAGGGACATGAATTCGCATTTTTGGAAAACCTGGACAAAGCCAACAAAGTACAGGATCCCAATATGGTTGAGGTCGAAGAAAAGACTCCTTCCAAATCCCCTAACAACCCTTTTTCTTCGTTGACAGACGAACAATTGGAGCAAGCACTCAACCAAGCATTAACGGAAGAGAATTACGAGCAAGCAGCGTTGATTAGGGATGAAATTTCCAAAAGAAAATAA
- a CDS encoding mechanosensitive ion channel domain-containing protein, whose translation MQNTATELLKDSQSQIYNWTFQWIKNLGLDNQTNHFINSIILLLLVVLFLIIVDYFSKKTLLLLTIKAIRKSTNRFDDLLIRNKTLKLVAHFVPILVAQYIIPVIFMGFPNWKENINKLLAIATTVVSLLIVHSLLKSIRDILRTKKSFADKPLESYLQVCQIIMLFIGGTICFSILTGSSPWSFLLSLGAASAILMLVFKDTILGFVASIQVSANDSIRVGDWIEMPKYGADGTVKEINLNNVKVQNFDKTITTIPTHTLLSDSFKNYRGMQQSGGRRLKRAINIKISTIRFLDNEEIEGLKNIQILRPYIEDRARTIDEFNSIHQIDPSNPINGRKMTNLGMFRAYALTYLRQNPHIHKTMPLMVRQLASTEHGVPIELYFFVNDIRWEYYEGIVSDVFDHLFAATKYFDLEIFENPASDDFRQFIRAQKISILN comes from the coding sequence ATGCAAAACACAGCAACAGAATTGTTGAAGGATTCTCAATCCCAAATTTATAACTGGACTTTTCAATGGATTAAAAATCTTGGTTTGGATAACCAAACCAACCATTTTATCAACTCAATTATTTTATTGTTGTTGGTTGTCTTATTTTTGATCATTGTTGATTATTTCAGCAAAAAAACACTCTTATTATTAACGATCAAAGCGATCCGAAAAAGCACCAACAGATTTGATGACTTATTGATTCGGAATAAAACGTTAAAACTGGTTGCCCATTTTGTCCCCATATTGGTCGCACAATATATCATACCCGTTATTTTCATGGGTTTCCCAAACTGGAAAGAAAACATCAACAAATTGTTGGCGATTGCCACTACGGTTGTCAGTTTGCTTATCGTACATTCCTTATTAAAAAGTATTCGGGATATATTAAGAACAAAAAAATCCTTTGCGGACAAACCATTAGAAAGCTATTTACAAGTCTGCCAGATCATCATGCTCTTTATTGGTGGTACCATCTGTTTTTCGATCTTAACAGGCAGTTCTCCATGGTCATTTCTTTTATCACTAGGTGCTGCCTCAGCGATCCTGATGCTGGTCTTCAAAGATACCATCCTAGGTTTTGTCGCCAGTATACAGGTCTCAGCCAATGATTCAATACGTGTAGGCGACTGGATAGAAATGCCTAAATACGGAGCCGACGGAACCGTAAAGGAAATCAATCTCAATAATGTTAAAGTGCAAAACTTCGACAAGACCATCACAACAATCCCAACACATACCTTATTATCGGATTCCTTTAAGAATTATAGGGGCATGCAGCAATCTGGAGGAAGGCGCCTAAAAAGAGCTATAAATATTAAAATTTCCACGATCCGGTTTTTAGATAATGAAGAGATCGAAGGACTAAAGAATATACAGATTCTCCGCCCCTATATCGAAGACCGTGCAAGAACAATAGATGAATTTAACAGCATTCATCAGATTGATCCTTCCAATCCAATTAACGGTAGGAAAATGACCAATCTGGGTATGTTTCGTGCCTATGCACTTACTTACCTCCGTCAGAATCCCCATATCCATAAAACCATGCCCTTAATGGTACGGCAGTTGGCGTCGACCGAACATGGGGTACCAATCGAACTTTACTTTTTTGTCAATGATATACGCTGGGAATATTATGAAGGCATTGTATCCGATGTTTTTGACCATCTGTTTGCCGCCACAAAATATTTTGACCTCGAAATATTTGAAAATCCTGCTTCGGATGATTTTAGACAATTTATAAGAGCACAAAAAATCAGTATATTGAATTAG
- a CDS encoding dihydrofolate reductase, translated as MSNPTITLIVAASENNAIGINNQMPWHLPNDFKYFKRSTIEHSVLMGRKTFEAIGKALPDRRNIVITRNANFQGEDIDVANSIQEALLYCRDEREVFIIGGANIYQQALLLANKILLTRVHTTIQGDAFFPELSSEEWELISSESHQADDKHAFDYTFEVYTRK; from the coding sequence ATGAGTAACCCAACGATCACATTAATCGTAGCTGCCTCGGAAAACAATGCGATCGGCATCAATAACCAGATGCCTTGGCATTTACCAAATGATTTTAAATATTTTAAAAGAAGTACCATTGAGCACTCTGTCCTGATGGGTAGAAAAACCTTTGAGGCCATAGGCAAGGCATTGCCGGATCGAAGAAATATCGTCATCACGCGTAATGCTAATTTTCAAGGAGAGGATATTGATGTTGCCAACAGTATCCAAGAGGCTCTTTTATATTGCCGTGACGAACGTGAGGTATTTATCATCGGTGGAGCAAACATCTATCAACAGGCTTTACTATTGGCAAACAAGATCCTTTTGACACGTGTACACACAACGATTCAGGGAGATGCGTTTTTTCCTGAACTATCATCGGAAGAATGGGAACTGATTTCTTCAGAATCACATCAGGCAGATGATAAGCATGCATTCGACTACACCTTTGAAGTGTATACAAGAAAATAA
- a CDS encoding nucleoside permease — translation MSIKLRLTIMSFFQFFVWGAWLITIANYWFGTKQWDGTQFGAIFATMGIASLFMPTLMGIIADRWINAERLYFILHLCYAAVLFYLPQVNDPNTFFYAMLAAMCFYMPTLALSNSIAYTALNENNYDLVKAFPPIRVFGTIGFIVAMWITNLTGNKATAYQFYIAGTAALALSLYAFTLPKCPPKKLQQENASWTQLLGLEAFKLFGNYKMALFFIFSMFLGAALQLTNAYGDVFLDEFKFYPKFAESFVVKYSTIIMSISQISETLFILAIPFFLKRFGIKKVMLISMFAWVLRFGLFSFGDPAGGLWMIVLSCIVYGMAFDFFNISGSLFVETSTTSRIRSSAQGLFMMMTNGFGAVFGSFASGWIIDHYFTKSFQNGQDLAQYLDTNINDTHFLNFLKEKSISLLPDGTLNNSLMLKDWHDIWLAFAIYTLIIAVLFAVFFRHKHERESQN, via the coding sequence ATGTCTATTAAATTAAGATTGACCATTATGAGCTTCTTTCAGTTTTTTGTCTGGGGAGCATGGTTGATTACAATAGCGAACTATTGGTTTGGCACAAAGCAATGGGATGGCACACAGTTCGGCGCTATCTTCGCGACAATGGGAATAGCTTCGCTATTTATGCCAACACTAATGGGGATCATTGCAGACCGCTGGATAAATGCTGAAAGACTATATTTTATTCTTCATTTATGTTATGCTGCTGTTCTTTTTTATCTACCGCAGGTAAATGATCCCAACACCTTTTTTTATGCGATGCTCGCGGCGATGTGTTTCTACATGCCTACATTGGCACTGTCCAACTCTATTGCTTACACGGCGTTGAATGAAAACAACTACGATCTGGTCAAAGCATTTCCCCCTATCCGAGTTTTCGGTACCATCGGATTTATTGTAGCGATGTGGATTACAAATCTAACAGGCAATAAAGCTACAGCATATCAATTTTATATTGCCGGAACAGCGGCCCTAGCCTTGAGCTTATATGCCTTTACATTACCAAAATGTCCTCCCAAAAAATTACAACAGGAAAATGCGTCTTGGACACAACTATTAGGATTAGAAGCTTTTAAATTATTTGGAAACTATAAGATGGCTCTCTTCTTTATATTTTCCATGTTCTTAGGCGCTGCATTGCAATTAACTAATGCCTATGGAGATGTATTTCTGGACGAATTTAAATTCTACCCGAAGTTTGCGGAATCTTTTGTTGTGAAATACTCAACGATCATCATGTCGATTTCGCAGATATCAGAGACACTTTTTATTCTGGCAATCCCATTTTTCCTAAAAAGATTTGGTATTAAGAAAGTCATGTTGATATCTATGTTTGCTTGGGTATTACGTTTTGGACTATTCTCGTTCGGGGATCCGGCAGGTGGCTTATGGATGATTGTACTTTCTTGTATCGTCTATGGAATGGCATTTGACTTCTTCAATATTTCGGGTTCTTTATTTGTAGAAACATCTACGACTTCTAGAATTCGTAGTTCTGCCCAAGGTTTATTTATGATGATGACAAATGGGTTTGGTGCTGTATTTGGCAGTTTCGCTTCAGGGTGGATTATCGACCATTATTTCACCAAAAGCTTTCAAAATGGACAAGATCTTGCCCAATATCTGGATACCAATATCAATGATACGCATTTCCTTAATTTTCTGAAGGAAAAAAGTATCTCTTTATTACCTGACGGGACGCTGAACAATAGTCTCATGCTCAAGGATTGGCATGATATCTGGCTTGCCTTTGCCATCTACACGCTGATTATAGCAGTTCTCTTCGCAGTATTCTTTAGACATAAACATGAGCGTGAATCGCAAAATTAA
- a CDS encoding EamA family transporter — translation MEKLKGALAVFLGASSFGILSTFVKKAYGQGLTLGEVTGIQVLFGMLMLWLIFIVIKLFSGKSFQSSTKKSSWVKILISGTSTGLVSVLYYKCVQLVPASLAIVLLMQYIWIGVVIEFIFFKTKPSKNNLIGIGIVLIATLLATGLIEKGLEDLNLTGLFFGFLAATAYSVFMIVNGRVGNDYHPIQKSAIMVTGSCILIFTLFPPNYLFNGQFDANFMHFGLILSLFGTVIPPLLFAYGLPKTGFSLGGILSSAELPVATCMSYFILHESVSFVQWIGVLLILGTVILLNAAKSSTH, via the coding sequence ATGGAAAAATTAAAAGGTGCATTAGCCGTCTTTTTAGGTGCGAGTAGTTTTGGGATACTATCAACGTTTGTAAAAAAAGCATATGGTCAGGGGCTTACTTTAGGAGAGGTAACAGGGATTCAGGTATTATTTGGCATGCTTATGCTTTGGCTTATCTTTATCGTGATCAAACTATTTTCTGGAAAATCCTTTCAATCTTCAACTAAAAAATCATCTTGGGTCAAAATATTGATCAGTGGTACATCAACAGGGCTCGTGAGTGTCTTATACTATAAATGTGTACAGCTGGTGCCGGCATCTCTTGCTATTGTCCTACTGATGCAGTATATATGGATCGGCGTGGTCATTGAATTTATCTTTTTCAAAACAAAACCATCAAAAAACAACTTGATTGGTATTGGTATCGTATTGATTGCAACATTATTGGCAACAGGGCTCATTGAGAAAGGATTAGAGGATCTCAACTTAACTGGTCTATTTTTTGGGTTCTTGGCCGCTACCGCTTATTCGGTTTTTATGATCGTGAATGGCCGTGTGGGCAATGATTACCATCCAATACAAAAAAGTGCAATCATGGTAACTGGTTCCTGTATTTTGATTTTCACGTTATTTCCACCGAACTATTTATTTAATGGTCAATTTGATGCTAATTTTATGCATTTTGGACTGATCCTATCTTTATTTGGCACCGTCATTCCACCATTGCTATTCGCTTATGGTTTACCAAAAACAGGCTTCTCTTTAGGTGGAATATTAAGTTCTGCAGAATTACCTGTAGCTACCTGTATGTCTTATTTTATATTACATGAATCTGTTTCGTTTGTACAATGGATCGGTGTTCTTTTGATTTTAGGGACAGTGATCTTGTTAAATGCAGCAAAAAGCAGTACGCACTAA
- a CDS encoding NlpC/P60 family protein, producing MNKLFVMKGVNRLYIRGNLFKFVLQESKSNIMIAKSYFIFFLSALLFLSSCSTKKKVLTSGSRSSSGSVLTDASSARGKTFSGSRLDNYASLLNVNTKKLNPQLYSFIDDWMGIPHRMGGQTKKGVDCSGFVNLLYIEVYKGNLPRTSRDMEGVVKRKKPEKLEEGDLVFFSFGKNGIDHVGVYLHNNKFVHVSTRKGVIISDLTDSWYAKTFVDAGSPKI from the coding sequence ATGAATAAATTGTTTGTTATGAAGGGGGTAAATAGGTTGTATATCAGGGGCAATTTATTTAAGTTTGTCTTACAGGAAAGTAAATCGAACATAATGATTGCTAAATCTTATTTTATCTTCTTTTTAAGCGCACTACTATTCTTGAGCAGTTGTTCAACGAAAAAAAAAGTACTTACCTCTGGTTCCCGTTCCTCTAGTGGTTCGGTGTTGACAGATGCAAGTTCAGCGCGAGGAAAAACATTTTCTGGATCTCGTCTTGATAATTATGCCTCATTACTGAATGTAAATACGAAGAAGCTAAACCCACAGCTCTATTCATTTATCGACGACTGGATGGGAATACCGCATCGAATGGGGGGACAGACCAAAAAGGGAGTGGATTGTTCGGGTTTTGTTAATCTGTTATATATCGAAGTCTACAAAGGTAATCTTCCGCGGACATCACGAGATATGGAAGGAGTTGTGAAAAGAAAGAAGCCTGAGAAATTGGAAGAAGGTGATTTGGTGTTTTTTTCTTTCGGTAAAAATGGAATTGACCATGTGGGTGTATACTTACACAACAATAAATTTGTTCATGTCTCAACACGCAAAGGGGTTATTATATCAGATCTGACGGATAGCTGGTACGCCAAAACTTTCGTTGATGCAGGTTCTCCAAAGATCTAA